The DNA window ctgaaaaatatactactatatattactccctccgtcccgaaaaagtatgaacatttgatccggcacgggttttaatgtataattaataaagtaagagagggagagataaagagtagtgtaagtagtgttagtggagtGTGGGCTCCACATTATTAGTAATGTAgtgtaatggtataagttgtaaataaaatgatgtgtaggggtaatgtgttgtttaactattccaaaattagaaagttcatacttttcagatACGGACTAATatggaaatagttcatactacCTCCATCCCAAGGTAGTTGGGTCGTactccattttgggttgtcccaaggtagttgagtcatttcctttttaggcaaaaactttatcctctctcatactttactctctcttcatctctcttattttattcccactcttactttactctctccactttaacctttaacgcgtcaatttcttaaatctagTGCCCAAAAAAAATGccccaactaccttgggacggagggagtacttttcaGGGACAAAGAGAATATAAAATATTGGGATacatgcatgcatgcatgctTCTATATTGGAAGCCCCATAAGTGCCCACTCACAAAAATGTTTATTTACATAGGTGGTTGTTGTTTGGAAACatacatgcataaaatatatAGGCTTCCAATTATTAGACTTAATAAGAACTTACATTTGCTATAGAGAACTCATAACCTATTAAGCATGTAAGTACACTTACTTCATGAAGCGGGGTATGTCTTGAACTCGTTTCGCAATTTTGTCTTGTTGGGGAGGAATGATCATCAAAATCATATCCTGATTCAAACGCAGATGTGTCACTGCATCTTCCCTGGCCATTTGATGCACCAAAGGTCAAACAAACATGCTTACAAAACTAATATCCTATTTTACGAGATTAAGTACCTTCATTGGCAGTAATTGAATACTCAAGTCCTTTCCCTGCCAATCACTGCTTGTTTTACTGATCTTCCTTACCAAAGTTGCTTCTGCATTATACACAATCTACAAACAAGTACTTTAGAATAACCCAGCACACCGGTATCAGTCTTGAGAAGAAATGAACTGCTTCATTTAGTACCTTCATTATTTCAGGATCATTCCAAGGGCCTTTGTTCGATCTTAGACAACCTCCCTCAACATCACAAGAGCATGACCCACCCAAAAAATCAGGCAATTGACTGGGAACAATCCAAGAAACAGTTAGGCAACATTTTCACTAACTTTTAAGATTGATCATTTAATCAAACCTTGGGTCTATGACTTCCAGCAGTTTCGACAAGGATTTAGGGTCAAAAACCTGTACAACATAGAGAAGACATGTGTAATCAATAATCTGTGGCAAATAGAAGAGAAAGGGAGGGTGAGAAAAGAGACAGAAACGCGTGTCAAGTGGTAAAATGTAGATATCCATTACATGGATTTTTGCTACAGTTTTGGGATCCAGAAACTTCTGTGCAGCAGGCCAAAGAACCTTCTTGAATCCAGGTCCAGCATTGACAATGTACATTTGATGTAGTGTCTGTGAAAAAAAGAAACGTCAGGAAACAATAGATCATTCATGTATAGTGGCATATGAAATATAGTCGACAggcaaaagaaaaaagatgcTCACTACTAAATAAATACCTCTGGATAGTAACTGTTATCAATCTTTGCCATGGCTGCTAACAGACTAGTGGCTGTTGAAGTGAAATTTTTAATCCCCTGCAGTCAGAAATTACGATAATTTTATCAATATGTTTGTAAACAGAAACAAGAAACAatcttaaacaaaaaaatagaaCTAAGGTCTACcaaattgattatttttttttgtgaactaTTCTTTTTCCTAATGATGGTAATAAGAACAATGAATGATTcataaaatgcaaaaaaaaaaaggcaaTAGCTTCAGGataatttgttttaaaatttaatccACTCACCAAGCCCTGTACATCCAAAATTGTGGTTGTTGAATAGATCCGCCGTTTAGCGGCAATAGAGCAGGCTGGGAACTTCTCATGTATAGCCCTCTCAAATTCCTGAACATGATATTTCAAGTATCTTTCCACTGAAGTAATGCGAATTAGTTTACTGGGTTGAGCTTTTCCCAGCCTTTCAATGTAAACAGGCCTGCCTTCTCTATCAACACCATGATATCCCTGTGGATAATAATTCAACACTTGTTCCTGCTCCTTGAATTCAAAGTCCTGAAAGTTACTTATCAGCAAATACTATCTGATAGATAATATGCTTAAGCCATTTCCCACTCCTATGCAGGGAGAAAGAAAGATAAAGATTGCAGACTTATAAGTATGAACTGTCCCATGGCAAGTATGGACCTATCCAAGATCTAATGTACAGTGCATTGTGTGATAGAAAAACTACAAAGCTGTTCTCCTAGTTCGACATGCATTGTATCATTACCTCCAGAATGGTGTCTGCTCCAAACTCCCTCCTCCAATTAAGCATTTCCTCCCACATTTGGATAGTCTTGTTAATGTCGAAATCTCTTGATTTCAGAAATCTGGCAGttgcaaaataataaaataagaccAAATGATAAGGTTGCGTATCAGAGGTTGGGTGGGGTTAAGGGTGCAGTACAGCTAATTTAATAACTGGTAGTATGCACTATACCACTGCCCCGTCATGCTCCTGATTTTTTTACATACATGGTGCCCAGGTGTTACTATTACAGGAATACAACAAAGGTTATCTCCAGAGAGATTTCCAAATTCTAAGAGCTATGGTAAAAGAGACCAGAAACTTCCTTGGAAGCTTCTTTAGAAATAAAATTGATTGTCGATTATTCTCTGCCTTTAGAAAAAACATGCACATGAATGCTACTGCATTAAGCAAAACCAAATGAATGAAAATACTGTTTATTTTACAGGTCCAATTTTTTGTTTTGCCAAAGAGGAGGAGCAACCAGTAGAAGTACTCCACATATCCCGAAAGAAATAGATGCTGAAATTCTGGGTTTCAGATTTTACTTAAAATTAAACATATCTCAGTAGAATTCTATAGCATCCTTTTTACCCCAAACTGAATGAAACAGGATCACGAGGAAAAGTCTTCCA is part of the Salvia splendens isolate huo1 chromosome 6, SspV2, whole genome shotgun sequence genome and encodes:
- the LOC121808577 gene encoding phosphatidylinositol/phosphatidylcholine transfer protein SFH13-like isoform X1, coding for MAERQDVYDETRERRSYYENSEDERRRSKIGSLKKKALYASNKLTHSLKKRGKRKVDFRVPSVSIEDVRDPKEESVVAELRQKLLEMDLLPVKHDDYHTLLRFLKSRDFDINKTIQMWEEMLNWRREFGADTILEDFEFKEQEQVLNYYPQGYHGVDREGRPVYIERLGKAQPSKLIRITSVERYLKYHVQEFERAIHEKFPACSIAAKRRIYSTTTILDVQGLGIKNFTSTATSLLAAMAKIDNSYYPETLHQMYIVNAGPGFKKVLWPAAQKFLDPKTVAKIHVMDIYILPLDTRFCLFSHPPFLFYLPQIIDYTCLLYVVQVFDPKSLSKLLEVIDPSQLPDFLGGSCSCDVEGGCLRSNKGPWNDPEIMKIVYNAEATLVRKISKTSSDWQGKDLSIQLLPMKGRCSDTSAFESGYDFDDHSSPTRQNCETSSRHTPLHEARTSDTSVYYSCDDQFRQDKDSDNEQGVEEESSNINVVGNTNFNARQCFEGTLVMYWLESIQESIQERVVKGGFRCMTRTVMSMITKLFDLIQNAHAECLRRQTGVYPSNTLESEQESNNQLSVGAEAVREESMVLPCVQRLQRLENLLEEIKKKPAEIPMEKDQLLQLSLERIKSVEFDLEKTKRALNSTVAKQLEISQLLENMRESKFHRRRFLCNI
- the LOC121808577 gene encoding phosphatidylinositol/phosphatidylcholine transfer protein SFH13-like isoform X3 encodes the protein MAERQDVYDETRERRSYYENSEDERRRSKIGSLKKKALYASNKLTHSLKKRGKRKVDFRVPSVSIEDVRDPKEESVVAELRQKLLEMDLLPVKHDDYHTLLRFLKSRDFDINKTIQMWEEMLNWRREFGADTILEDFEFKEQEQVLNYYPQGYHGVDREGRPVYIERLGKAQPSKLIRITSVERYLKYHVQEFERAIHEKFPACSIAAKRRIYSTTTILDVQGLGIKNFTSTATSLLAAMAKIDNSYYPETLHQMYIVNAGPGFKKVLWPAAQKFLDPKTVAKIHVMDIYILPLDTRFCLFSHPPFLFYLPQIIDYTCLLYVVQVFDPKSLSKLLEVIDPSQLPDFLGGSCSCDVEGGCLRSNKGPWNDPEIMKIVYNAEATLVRKISKTSSDWQGKDLSIQLLPMKGRCSDTSAFESGYDFDDHSSPTRQNCETSSRHTPLHEARTSDTSVYYSCDDQFRQDKDSDNEQGVEEESSNINVVGNTNFNARQCFEGIHPGKGSKGRFPVHDENSDVYDHQAF